The following are encoded together in the Populus trichocarpa isolate Nisqually-1 chromosome 5, P.trichocarpa_v4.1, whole genome shotgun sequence genome:
- the LOC7485001 gene encoding GRAS family protein RAD1, whose amino-acid sequence MEGMNDWLSFSMHESLNHDLAIRRFCPARMELEQGEECWEEITFSEIELLSPDDDSTSPPHLADSEVDELVDSFINVDQDGNKDDKSFEKDQDFNHLQDDHIEAFSMVNDVFQDVPKMNIEGDELEMSSSFEDLEAVSDMEPRVEDMTQGVDQGLHLVHLLLACAEALSCRDTRLAETMLSQIWPSVSPWGDSLQRVSFCFAMGLKCRLSHLNNVNAHGTFTIGGAMDRSLIVRAEKMEAFQLLHQATPYIAFGFMAANEAICQAAQEKDSLHIIDLGMEHALQWPSLMRILASRPEGPPKLRITGLIDGHNLLELEASMKELAEEASSLGIRLEFNLVSEPVSPLLLTTENLNLREGEALFVNSIMHLHKFVKESRGSLKAILQAIKKLNPTLLTVVEQDANHNGPFFLGRFIESLHYYSAIFDSLEASLPRNSPQRIKMEKVQFSTEICNIIAYEGSNRIERHERADQWRRQLSRAGFQVMGLKCMSQARMMLSVYGIDGYTLATEKGCLLLGWKGRPIMLASAWQVHNLFPS is encoded by the coding sequence ATGGAAGGCATGAATGACTGGCTCTCCTTCTCCATGCACGAGAGTCTCAACCATGACCTTGCCATTAGAAGGTTTTGTCCTGCTAGAATGGAGCTGGAACAAGGAGAAGAGTGCTGGGAGGAAATCACATTCAGTGAGATTGAACTTCTTTCTCCTGATGATGACAGCACTAGCCCTCCTCACTTAGCTGATTCTGAGGTGGATGAATTGGTTGATAGCTTTATTAACGTGGATCAAGACGGTAACAAGGATGACAAGTCCTTTGAGAAGGACCAGGATTTCAATCACCTCCAAGATGATCATATAGAGGCATTTTCCATGGTGAATGATGTTTTTCAAGACGTTCCAAAGATGAATATAGAAGGTGATGAATTGGAGATGAGCAGCTCTTTCGAAGATCTTGAAGCTGTTTCTGATATGGAGCCTAGAGTGGAAGACATGACTCAGGGTGTAGATCAAGGCCTTCATTTGGTCCACTTGTTGTTGGCTTGTGCTGAGGCTTTGAGCTGCAGAGACACACGGCTAGCAGAAACAATGCTCAGCCAAATTTGGCCTTCAGTTAGTCCATGGGGTGATTCTTTGCAGAGGGTTTCTTTTTGCTTCGCTATGGGATTGAAATGTAGATTATCACATCTTAATAATGTGAATGCACATGGGACATTCACAATTGGTGGTGCTATGGATAGATCATTGATCGTTAGGGCAGAGAAAATGGAAGCTTTTCAACTTCTTCATCAAGCAACTCCTTATATCGCTTTTGGTTTCATGGCTGCAAATGAAGCTATATGCCAGGCAGCACAAGAAAAGGACTCTTTGCATATCATTGATCTAGGAATGGAGCACGCCCTTCAGTGGCCTTCTTTGATGAGAATTCTAGCTTCAAGGCCTGAAGGCCCTCCGAAACTCCGAATCACAGGATTGATAGATGGTCATAATCTGTTAGAGCTTGAAGCTAGCATGAAAGAACTTGCCGAGGAAGCTAGCTCATTAGGCATCCGTTTGGAATTTAACTTGGTTTCAGAGCCAGTTTCGCCATTGCTTTTAACTACTGAGAATCTTAACTTGAGAGAAGGGGAGGCATTATTTGTGAATAGCATAATGCACTTGCACAAGTTCGTGAAAGAGAGTAGAGGCTCCCTCAAGGCAATCCTCCAagcaataaagaaattaaatccaACATTGCTTACGGTGGTAGAACAAGACGCAAACCACAATGGTCCCTTCTTTCTTGGAAGATTTATTGAATCTCTTCATTACTACTCTGCCATTTTTGATTCCCTTGAAGCTAGTCTTCCGAGAAATAGCCCACAGAGGATAAAGATGGAAAAGGTTCAATTTTCTACGGAGATTTGCAATATCATAGCTTATGAAGGTTCTAACAGGATTGAGAGACATGAAAGAGCAGATCAATGGAGAAGGCAATTATCCCGAGCAGGGTTTCAAGTAATGGGGTTGAAATGCATGAGCCAAGCTAGAATGATGCTCTCTGTTTATGGCATTGATGGTTACACTTTAGCCACCGAAAAGGGTTGTCTCCTCCTTGGATGGAAAGGCCGGCCTATCATGCTAGCATCTGCATGGCAAGTGCACAACCTTTTTCCCTCCTAA
- the LOC7480431 gene encoding uncharacterized protein LOC7480431 — translation MEESEIYKQHQYNYGDPRHEISQPASQAYTSDPSSSRNSNTRVPDLNVPPPEVKPVRNYSIQTGEEFALEFMRDRVIPKKPLIPNAVGDPNYVTGYLELKGILGISHTGSESGSDISMLTMVERGQKDFERMDSSLHEERSNYGSIQLVPRTSSGYESHGAPHGYASSGASDSFSGKMKVLCSFGGKILPRPSDGQLRYVGGEKRIMCIARDISWHEFKQKTLAIYYEARVIKYQLPGEDLDALVSVSCDEDLLNMMDEWSEIEDREGSQKLRLFLFSMSDLEDAQLGLGSAEGDSEIQYVVAVNGMDMGSRRGSALHGLASPSGNIDRETTSVASAWVSASPLVGTYHSSQPTLQSSSNAYETYPQFYHDQMMDHRDTKHFPLHYHHHSSNDSPLGEIPYSRQLQGHMNEEADFYEGHQCISVQMKNSQMPGKEVNPKPAGSIQQKIDLGKTHAIENIYPAPVDEVPVPAAVPEGDLSTIPSKYEGKCQEPKKVSSFVDDVNQVQVPRSHEDDQHSTPSGASGPGNADSTSNPVDLNYLEPSIPPQRVYYSERIPRGQAELLNRLSKSDDSLGSQLLISHSHPGITENNPVMESVENLHESNLAAHTEHFISTEKPSCTDSQIIDDGVAQFQQHKEFSDAISQMNNKLPDSEQVSDFGFKQAVAKNVDENDSANRDRILKEDFETDMATGNHRKLPADVKGEVGSGHLAVHQVTCVVQHKDPTADLPDDLDEMTTRNVSDEDSLRHFQPFSWTDSSAKVVAEGIPPVTVSATKQAEIQIDINDRFPRDFISEIFSKGIFTEDTPGLSPLHSDGAGVSVNMENHEPKHWSYFQKLAKEEFVQKDISLIDQDHLTTPSVLTNVDHKSYHFTHLAEGGDSVGHDYSQIIFGQDNQNNLPGMVGADSTMMSDFDHSQLKETESMQFEAMMENLQSPDSQYEDGKLDNKNDGLPPCDPSLGDFDINTLQVIKNEDLEEQKELGSGTFGTVYHGKWRGTDVAIKRLKKICFTGRSSEQERLTLEFWREAGILSKLHHPNVVAFYGVVQDGHGGTLATVTEYMVDGSLRNVLLRKDRYLDRRKRLLIAMDAAFGMEYLHSKNIVHFDLKCDNLLVNLKDPQRPICKVGDFGLSKIKRNTLVSGGVRGTLPWMAPELLNGSSNKVSEKVDVFSFGIVLWEILTGEEPYANMHYGAIIGGIVNNTLRPTIPSYCDSEWGILMEQCWAPNPGVRPSFTEIASRLRIMSAAASQGKGHGNKASK, via the exons ATGGAAGAGTCAGAGATATATAAACAACATCAATACAATTATGGGGATCCTAGACATGAGATATCCCAGCCTGCTTCTCAGGCATATACCTCAGACCCTTCAAGTAGCAGGAATTCCAATACAAGAGTTCCTGACCTAAATGTACCACCACCAGAAGTTAAACCTGTACGTAACTATTCCATTCAGACAGGTGAGGAGTTTGCTCTCGAATTTATGCGTGATCGGGTCATTCCTAAGAAGCCTCTCATTCCAAATGCTGTTGGCGATCCCAACTATGTGACTGGTTATCTGGAACTAAAAGGTATTTTAGGCATTAGTCATACAGGGTCTGAAAGCGGTTCAGATATTTCGATGCTAACCATGGTAGAGAGAGGTCAAAAAGACTTTGAGAGGATGGACTCATCTTTACATGAAGAGAGAAGCAACTATGGGTCAATTCAGTTGGTACCAAGAACTTCATCTGGTTATGAAAGCCATGGAGCTCCGCATGGCTATGCCTCCTCTGGAGCCTCCGATAGCTTCTCTGGGAAAATGAAAGTTCTCTGCAGCTTTGGTGGTAAAATCCTACCACGGCCAAGTGATGGACAACTGAGGTATGTTGGAGGTGAAAAGCGCATTATGTGTATTGCAAGGGACATTTCTTGGCATGAGTTTAAGCAGAAAACTTTAGCAATATATTACGAAGCTCGCGTCATAAAATATCAGCTTCCTGGTGAAGATCTTGATGCCTTGGTTTCTGTTTCATGTGACGAGGATCTGCTGAATATGATGGATGAATGGAGTGAAATTGAAGATAGAGAAGGATCACAAAAACTCAGATTGTTTCTGTTTTCAATGAGTGATTTGGAAGATGCTCAACTGGGCCTGGGCAGTGCGGAGGGTGATTCTGAGATTCAGTATGTAGTTGCTGTCAATGGCATGGACATGGGATCCAGAAGAGGATCAGCCCTGCATGGTTTGGCAAGCCCTTCAGGAAACATTGACAGGGAGACGACCAGTGTTGCATCTGCTTGGGTCAGCGCTTCACCTTTGGTTGGCACTTACCACTCTTCTCAACCTACTCTTCAAAGTTCCTCCAATGCCTACGAGACCTATCCACAATTTTATCATGACCAGATGATGGATCATAGAGACACTAAGCATTTCCCATTGCACTATCACCATCATTCCTCTAATGACTCTCCTCTTGGAGAAATCCCTTATTCAAGGCAACTTCAAGGGCATATGAATGAAGAAGCAGATTTTTACGAAGGACATCAATGTATTAGCGTTCAGATGAAGAATTCGCAGATGCCAGGGAAGGAGGTGAATCCAAAACCTGCTGGTTCAATTCAGCAAAAGATTGACTTGGGAAAAACTCATGCGATAGAGAATATTTACCCTGCTCCAGTTGATGAAGTACCAGTACCAGCTGCTGTGCCAGAAGGAGATCTAAGTACCATACCATCAAAATATGAGGGGAAATGCCAAGAACCAAAGAAGGTTTCTTCTTTTGTTGATGATGTGAATCAAGTACAGGTTCCTAGATCTCATGAAGATGATCAACACTCCACACCCAGTGGTGCATCTGGTCCAGGAAATGCTGATTCTACTTCGAATCCAGTTGACTTGAACTATCTTGAGCCATCAATACCTCCTCAGAGGGTTTATTATTCGGAGAGAATACCCCGGGGTCAAGCAGAGTTACTGAACAGGTTATCCAAGTCTGATGATTCACTTGGCTCTCAGTTGCTCATTTCTCATTCACATCCAGGCATCACCGAGAACAATCCAGTTATGGAATCAGTGGAAAATTTGCATGAGAGTAATTTGGCTGCCCACACTGAACACTTCATTTCAACTGAAAAACCATCATGTACAGACTCTCAAATCATAGATGATGGAGTCGCTCAATTTCAACAACATAAAGAGTTTTCCGATGCCATTTCTCAGATGAATAACAAGCTCCCTGATTCCGAACAGGTGTCAGATTTTGGGTTCAAGCAGGCAGTTGCTAAGAATGTTGATGAAAATGATTCTGCAAACAGGGATAGGATTCTCAAGGAAGACTTTGAGACAGATATGGCCACTGGTAATCATAGGAAACTCCCAGCTGATGTAAAGGGAGAAGTGGGATCTGGACATCTGGCTGTGCACCAAGTAACTTGTGTTGTGCAGCATAAGGATCCTACAGCTGATCTTCCAGATGACTTGGATGAGATGACAACCAGGAATGTCTCTGATGAGGACAGTCTGAGACATTTTCAGCCATTTTCTTGGACAGATAGCTCAGCTAAAGTTGTTGCAGAAGGAATACCCCCTGTCACTGTTTCAGCCACCAAGCAGGCAGAAATCCAAATCGATATAAATGATAGATTCCCTCGTGATTTCATTTCTGAAATATTCTCAAAAGGGATATTTACTGAGGACACCCCTGGTCTTAGTCCACTACACAGTGATGGAGCTGGTGTGAGTGTAAACATGGAAAATCATGAGCCGAAGCACTGGTCATATTTTCAGAAGCTGGCAAAGGAAGAGTTTGTTCAAAAAGATATTTCTCTTATTGACCAGGATCATCTAACTACTCCATCTGTGCTTACAAATGTAGATCATAAATCTTATCATTTCACACATTTGGCAGAAGGTGGAGATTCAGTGGGCCATGACTATTCCCAAATTATTTTTGGCCAAGACAATCAGAATAATTTACCTGGAATGGTAGGAGCTGATTCTACAATGATGTCTGATTTTGATCATTCCCAATTGAAGGAGACAGAAAGTATGCAGTTTGAGGCTATGATGGAGAACCTACAGTCACCAGATTCACAGTATGAG GATGGGAAGTTGGATAACAAGAACGATGGCCTTCCTCCTTGCGATCCTTCTCTGGgagattttgatatcaatacctTGCAG gtaataaaaaatgaagatctTGAAGAGCAGAAAGAATTGGGTTCTGGCACTTTTGGAACTGTGTATCATGGAAAGTGGAGGGGCACTGATGTTGCCATTAAGAGGCTAAAGAAGATCTGTTTCACAGGTCGATCGTCAGAGCAAGAGAGACTG ACCTTGGAGTTTTGGCGGGAAGCTGGCATCCTTTCAAAGCTCCACCATCCAAATGTTGTTGCATTTTATGGTGTAGTTCAAGATGGACATGGGGGGACATTAGCTACTGTAACAGAGTACATGGTTGATGGTTCTCTTAGAAATGTTTTACTTCGCAAGGATAG GTATCTAGATCGTCGCAAGAGACTTCTCATAGCTATGGATGCTGCGTTTGGAATGGAATATCTGCATTCGAAGAATATTGTACATTTTGATTTGAAATGTGACAACTTGCTTGTGAACTTGAAAGATCCCCAACGACCAATCTGCAAG GTTGGTGATTTTGGCCTGTCAAAAATCAAACGAAATACTTTGGTTTCTGGAGGTGTAAGGGGAACTCTACCATGGATGGCCCCCGAGCTTCTAAATGGAAGCAGTAATAAGGTTTCAGAAAAG GTTGATGTTTTCTCTTTTGGAATTGTCCTTTGGGAAATTCTCACCGGTGAGGAGCCCTATGCCAACATGCACTATGGTGCAATTATAG GGGGGATTGTAAACAACACACTGAGACCAACTATTCCAAGTTATTGTGATTCTGAATGGGGAATACTAATGGAGCAGTGTTGGGCCCCAAATCCTGGAGTTAGGCCTTCCTTCACAGAAATTGCCAGTCGTTTGCGCATAATGTCAGCAGCTGCTAGCCAAGGCAAAGGACACGGAAACAAGGCATCAAAGTAG